CAAGCTGTCGGTGTTCCTGTGCCCGTCGTCGCCGCAGGCGCCGGCGCGGGGCAGCAACCCCGCGGGGTGGGACGGCCCCGGGTCCAACTACGGCTGGTCCACCGGCAGCTCGGTCGAGACGGTGTGGGGCGGGGCCCGGTTCAATGGCATGGTCGCCTACCAGAACGACCGGAAGTTCGGGGACGTGACCGACGGGCTGTCGAACACGCTGCTCGCCTCGGAACTGCTGTCCGGCTCGAACGCGAGCGGCTCGACCGGTAAGTACCCCTACGACTTCTTCTACACCAATAACGGCGTGTTCGACTCGGTCGCGGACAAGAACTTCCCCACGGCCGCGGAGCTGACCGCGATCGGGACCGTGGCCCAGTCGTCCCCGAGCGGCATGCGCTCCAACAACGGCACCATGTGGGCCTGGTACGCGGCCGGTCAGTCCACCCTCACCACCGCCGCGCCCCCGAACTGGCAGTACCCGACCACCGGCGCGGACTGCTGCCCGGGCGGCGCGCACGACTGGGGGTACGGCATCGTCCCGCCCCGCAGCATGCACACCGGCGGGGTGAACGGGCTCCTCGGCGACGGGTCCGTCCGGTTCCTCAACAACAGCATCGACCTCCCCA
This region of Gemmata massiliana genomic DNA includes:
- a CDS encoding DUF1559 domain-containing protein: MYLSLRLTRARRGFTLIELLVVIAIIAILIGLLLPAVQKVREAAARMKCQNNLKQLGIAMHTYHDANGKFPRNYRQVGGNAWEATSAHVEILPYVEQDNLYKLFEAARADWGTTYNTLMNTKLSVFLCPSSPQAPARGSNPAGWDGPGSNYGWSTGSSVETVWGGARFNGMVAYQNDRKFGDVTDGLSNTLLASELLSGSNASGSTGKYPYDFFYTNNGVFDSVADKNFPTAAELTAIGTVAQSSPSGMRSNNGTMWAWYAAGQSTLTTAAPPNWQYPTTGADCCPGGAHDWGYGIVPPRSMHTGGVNGLLGDGSVRFLNNSIDLPTFQRLGNRADGLVLGNF